In Bradyrhizobium guangxiense, the following are encoded in one genomic region:
- a CDS encoding SDR family NAD(P)-dependent oxidoreductase: protein MGTERKVAIVTGASQGIGAGIAEAFRQRNYAVVATSRSIKSGAEADVLVVPGDVGDSQTAQRAFSAALERFGRVDTLVNNAGMFMAKPFIAYTQADYRAYVSTNVEGFFHMTQRALEIMGKQGRGHVVTITTSLVAQPMNSVPAALASLTKGALNAATRALAIEYASTGVRVNAVSPGIIKTPMHPPEAHQVLAALHPMGRMGDISDVVDAVLYLDGAGFVTGEILHVDGGQAAGHHRT from the coding sequence ATGGGCACAGAACGGAAAGTCGCCATTGTCACAGGAGCATCCCAGGGGATCGGCGCGGGGATTGCAGAGGCCTTTCGGCAGCGAAACTACGCGGTCGTCGCGACCTCGCGATCAATCAAGTCGGGCGCTGAGGCCGACGTGCTGGTCGTGCCTGGCGACGTCGGCGATTCCCAAACGGCGCAGCGGGCGTTCAGCGCGGCGCTCGAGCGTTTCGGCCGGGTCGACACCCTGGTCAACAACGCGGGCATGTTCATGGCGAAACCGTTCATCGCTTACACGCAGGCCGATTATCGGGCCTACGTCTCGACGAACGTTGAAGGGTTCTTTCACATGACCCAACGTGCGCTCGAGATCATGGGCAAGCAAGGGCGTGGCCATGTCGTCACGATCACGACGAGTCTCGTCGCCCAGCCGATGAACAGCGTGCCGGCCGCCTTGGCCTCGCTCACCAAAGGCGCCTTGAATGCGGCCACCAGGGCGCTCGCGATCGAGTATGCGAGCACTGGTGTCCGCGTCAACGCCGTCTCGCCCGGCATCATCAAAACGCCGATGCATCCACCAGAGGCGCATCAGGTGTTGGCCGCACTCCACCCCATGGGCCGGATGGGCGACATATCGGATGTTGTCGATGCGGTGCTATACCTCGATGGGGCAGGGTTTGTAACAGGCGAGATTCTCCATGTCGATGGAGGGCAGGCGGCTGGCCACCACCGCACCTAG
- a CDS encoding acyl-CoA dehydrogenase family protein: MAIDFTLTTRQRDLQRASRKFAREVLSEARRAELLATPEERFLATRPTYEAMVAAGYLRKCIPSPAGGENAGLIDMAILAEEFYSVNASVTLTMLGTVLGLLPILLGGTPDQCQRLLVPFLRTSGAPLAGFCSSEPGGSANSGSPPPGEGVRTTARREGDNWVINGRKKWVSSATGWDREGADILCVVCRTDAAAPPSEAISIIAVEGPVKGLVFERAIDTIGHRGHLVPQFGLQNVAAPHRNLLGQEGAGLALTAAAFTGTAALVGIFGVALMRAAFAFALHFAQTEKRGGVHPIIEHQAVGYALADAKTTIEAARYLSWRACHAVDTQSPGADELAIEAKIFGSEAAVRVITDLMRVVGVDSYDHEAPFARLLQDALALPIFDGGNMGVRRRQLHMMFRQGSYDPLAASGAA, encoded by the coding sequence ATGGCGATCGATTTCACGCTTACGACACGGCAGCGGGATCTTCAGCGCGCGTCGCGCAAGTTCGCCAGAGAGGTGCTGAGCGAGGCCCGGCGCGCCGAGCTGCTGGCAACACCGGAAGAGCGCTTTCTCGCGACCCGGCCCACCTATGAAGCCATGGTCGCCGCCGGCTATTTGCGCAAATGCATTCCGTCGCCCGCAGGTGGCGAGAATGCCGGCTTGATCGACATGGCGATCCTGGCCGAGGAATTCTACAGCGTGAACGCCAGCGTGACACTGACGATGCTCGGCACCGTGCTCGGCTTGCTCCCGATTCTGCTCGGCGGCACGCCGGACCAGTGCCAGCGCCTACTCGTGCCGTTTCTGAGGACGAGTGGCGCGCCGCTCGCCGGATTCTGCTCCAGCGAGCCCGGCGGTAGCGCCAATTCCGGCTCGCCTCCGCCGGGTGAAGGGGTTCGCACCACCGCGAGACGGGAGGGCGACAATTGGGTCATCAACGGCCGCAAGAAATGGGTCTCCTCGGCCACGGGCTGGGATCGCGAGGGCGCCGACATCCTATGCGTCGTGTGCCGAACGGATGCAGCGGCGCCCCCCAGTGAAGCGATCTCGATCATTGCTGTCGAGGGACCGGTCAAGGGCCTCGTGTTCGAGCGCGCCATCGACACGATCGGTCATCGCGGGCATCTGGTGCCGCAGTTCGGCTTGCAGAATGTCGCGGCGCCGCACCGCAATCTGCTGGGCCAGGAAGGGGCGGGGCTCGCCCTGACAGCCGCCGCCTTCACGGGGACGGCGGCGCTCGTCGGCATCTTCGGCGTGGCGTTGATGCGCGCCGCCTTCGCGTTTGCGCTGCATTTTGCCCAGACCGAAAAGCGCGGCGGCGTTCACCCGATCATCGAGCATCAGGCCGTCGGATACGCGCTGGCAGATGCCAAGACCACGATCGAGGCCGCGCGCTATCTCAGCTGGCGGGCGTGTCACGCGGTCGATACCCAGTCGCCGGGGGCCGATGAGCTTGCCATCGAGGCCAAGATCTTTGGTTCGGAAGCGGCGGTTCGCGTGATCACCGATCTGATGCGGGTGGTGGGCGTCGACAGCTATGATCACGAGGCGCCGTTCGCTCGTCTGCTCCAGGATGCGCTGGCACTGCCGATCTTCGATGGCGGCAATATGGGCGTACGGCGACGGCAACTGCACATGATGTTTCGGCAAGGCAGCTACGATCCGCTTGCGGCAAGCGGCGCGGCCTGA